CGGTATAACTAACTCTGCCCTCCACGCTGTAACACGCGACCAGATACCAACCCTGGGCAATTTGCATTTGAGGTTTCATTGTTTCTGACACTCCTTCACTGTGCAAGCAGCAGGCGCAGGTTCCCATATATTCGATTGCCTATCCCTGAATATCCTTGGAGGGGGTTGCGTGTCACTCTGTTTCACCTCCAATCACTAATACTCTCGCTCACTCACCCCAAAACTGTCTGTACATACTGTGCTGAACCTGGGGCTTGGCTTTTCAGCTCCTGCTGCAACATTCTTCTTAGTCTCTTCGTTTATATCTGACGAAAGCCTTATATCCGCTTGGCTTTTGCCCAGACCTGACCTTATTCCTCCTCCCCTCCACCTCAAATCCAACCCTTCCATATCATCCTCTTCCGCATCTCGTTGAACCTGATGATGTGAAGTAGGCCCAATATGCCTTCTTTAGTCTCTTATCTTTTTGCTGTCTTTTTTGTATCATTACTATTTACGAAGCTGCTACATCTATTCATCCACATCCATTCCATCGCCGTCATCGACTTTGTCGTCTATCTACCGACCTTCTTTCTGCAAGATTTCTTCCTAGTTCTCTTCGCCCGGTTATTGTTGCGTCGAGAGCGAACGATTCTCTCATTGATTGGTTATGTTCTTGGATGCTTTTTAACGTATATGCCCTCGATTTTACCTTTCCGTTGAATCTCGTTATGGCTGACAGTGGCTGCATAGTTTGATAACGTTCGTTGCTGCGGCATCCGAGCTTGGCTTTCATTATAGAACAGGCGGCGAAGTCGAATGGAGCGACGCTGGCGATTTTGCTAATGACGAGGGACTCAATGTTTTGATCAGCGAGAGCAGCAGTGTCATTGTTTCTGGTTTAATCATCCTCATCGTTGCATGGTTGCCTCAGAACTACCTATACAGGGTCTTTGGCGACGTCGTATCTGGAATTGGCAAGCGAATCGCTTCAGGTTTGTCGCTAAACTCTATTAAAATGCTTAATTTGTTAACACTTGCAGTCTCTCGGTATTTGCGAGGCAAGATTCGCCCACAGCCGCAACATCAGCAGGACCCCGAGAACGCCGAGCCTTTCCTCCAGCGTGTCAACAGCGAAAGTACCGTCACAAACAGTGGCCATCCATCACCTAATTTGAGCCgcgatggagatgagaaggaatTGGAAGAGCGTACACAGAAGCGACGTTGTTGTGCATTCATTCCCTCTTGGGTCATCAATGCAGTCGTCTTGCTATTCATCGGCATCACATGGGTTGCCCGCCCTGACCAACCTTATAATCACATCGCAAGCAGTTTGCCTCTACGATTGTCCGACTCTGTGCGACCGAAGCTTGGACTCTGTGCTTCTCAAAACGAATTTCCCTTACGACAGCTCATCGAGAAGTCAAGATGGCAGGATCCCAAGGGCAACTTCAAGGGATGGGCTCCCAGCAGAGAGAACAACGACTTGGTAAAGAAGTACAGAGAGAACCCTCCTGCTTGGCTTCCTAGCCCCATCCCCAGCGGTTTTCTCAAGTGGAATCCTGATCGATATAAGGACGAGCATGATAAGAAGGATGGTCCCAGCAATTTGTGCCCCAATACTTGGCAAGATCGGGGCTTCTACAACCCAGTCAACGACCCCATGCGAATTACTAACCTCGATCAAGAGATTCTGGCTCCTATCCAAGAGGCACTCTCGAATAACTCCGTCAAGATTAGACATATTGCTCTTATTCTCATGGAGAGTATGCGCGAAGAACTCTTCCCTCTTCAGCAGGGTAGCGATATACACCGATTCATCATGGAGTCGAACGACGAGAATGCCAGAGATGAAGTCAACGGCCGGGTATCACGCATGACTCAGAACTTCGAGAAAATCACCGGAAAGCCAGGCAACTATCAAAGCGCAAACGGAAGTGCTTACGATCCTCCCGCGAAGCCCGTATGGAACGACCAGACGAAGCCCGGCTTTGGTGGTGTCAATGTCGTTGGAGGTCTTACCAGCAGCAGTGTCTCAACCAAGAGTCTTGCTGCCGCGCATTGTGGCGCTTGGCCCATGGCCGTCAACATGTTTGAAGAATCTGAACTCGAGAGCTATCAGCCCTGCATTCCGCAGATTCTCGAACTGTtcaacaaggtcaagggCAACACGACAAAGCGAGATGACAAGCCAGAAGACAAGCCACAGAAGAAGCGAGATTGGTGGGGTTTTGGCGGTACTGCGCAAGCCAAGTTCCATGAGTACCAGTGGAAGCCCGCTTTCTTCCAAGCCGTTACAGACCACTATGATAGGCAGGACAAGTTTGACGAGAAGATTGGTTTCGATTTTAAGGTCACCAAGCCCAGATTAGacgaggaggccaaggacaATCccgagatggaggagatCAACTATTTTGGATACCCCGAAACCGATTTGAGGGAGCACATCAGAAAGTTTATTTCCGACGGCATCGCCGAAGATAAGCGACTCTTCATGTCACACTTTACCAGCACTACTCATCATCCTTGGGGAGTACCTAAGTGGTTCGAGAAAGAGAAGTACATGGGTAAAGAGGGCGGTaatcatcaagatcttgacaagtatctcaacaccatccgCTTCACCGACGCATGGCTTGGTGAGCTTATGCAGATGTTTGAGGATACCGGAATCGCCGATGAAACCCTCGTTGTCTTCGTTGGTGATCACGGCCAAGCATTCAAGGAAGATTTCTCAAAGACAGGTACCTACGAAAACCGTCATATCAGCAACTTTCGGGTTCCGATTTCTTTCCGACATCCCAGCATTCCTCGCGTGCAATATGAGGCCAACGTGACATCGATCTCTATCCTTCCCACCATTCTCGACCTCCTCGTCAACTCAGGATCTCTCAACAAAAAAGATTCTGAAATTGCACTCGACCTTTCCCACGACTACGAAGGTCAATCCCTAATTCGCCCATATCAAAAGACACAAGACGGCCGTCGCGCTTGGAACTTTGGACTTATCAACCCAGGCGGTGGTATGCTCACAGTAACCTCAGCCGACGCACCCTGGCGCCTCGCAGTTCCTCTAAAGAAAGACCTCGAATACACATTTACAGATCTCGGCAAAGACCCGCTAGAGCTAGACGCTTTGGACAAATGGTCGATCAAGTCAATGATCAAGGCAGTGAAGCGCCAGTACGGCAACGACGCTGCGACCTGAGTGAAGGAAGCCGACGAAGTTGCCCACTGGTGGGCTCTAGAGCGAAGACGCTCTGGGGATATAATCCCGACGAGGATAAATGATcctattttattattactagtTATTTTATGACATGATGCATTGGGTATCTGGGTTTGCGGGTCTGCAATTACTTTTGGGAACTGGTTTTTTGGCATACCCATTGGCACTTGTGTACGGCATACATACATTTGGGGAGAGGCTCCCTCGGAAATGGTTGTTTTTTGGGTTGATTTTTTTTTGTCTACAAAATGGCATAGACTTTGAATTTTACGCATTGTATACTTGAACAAGATCGTTTCGTTCATGGCTTATGTTTCAGTGATTGTGTTTTAAGCTGAGCGACGCATTTGGCTGTGTGGTCAGACTTCTACATGATCGTGGCTATCGAAACGAAACGTTTATGCAATGTATAATCCGAGCAAATCGGAAATTATGTGGCTTTTATTTCCAGAGTACGTTCACAGTGCATTGAGCGCTTGGTCATTGCTGGGTGATAGTCTTTACAAGAAGGTTGATGCTTATTGGGAGCTATTGTCCGAAGCTAGCGAAGAAGAGATCGACGAGTTTCAAAGATATTGGTAGTTAAAAGCATAAAGCATGAGATAAACCTACACTGACGCCATATAACTTGGTTACCTTGGTATCGGCTGCATCAGCTTGAAATGAAAATGATGCAAGTCCAAGCACCGGATAAGAGCTAGCTATATAGCCTCATCCTACAGAAACTATGAGACTCAATGTTGTATTTGCAAAATGTTAAATTATGATCAGGCAGCTTATGACAGAATATTAGATAATTACATATCGCATTACATGGTCAGACCTGCACTGCCAGAGCCGCACAATGAGAACTGTCGAGATCTAGGAATAGCCTCGTTGTGGTACACCAGATCCATGGGTCTGATCTCCTGCAAGTCATAACGCAACTGCAGGACCAAGACCGCTTTCCCAAGCTGTCATCGGTTCTCTAGGTTACATAGCTCAAAGAGCTAAGCTTGTCGCATGCCTCAAGCCACTAAGGAGCCGTATCCCCCCATGTTGGGATCTCGTGGGCATCCTTTCTCACGATGCGTCGGTCCAATAACATGGCTCAATTGGAGCATGCCCCTTCCAGAAGTCGTTTTGATTGCCGAGTTCCTgggacgatgacgacggaACATGTCTCACTAGGCGTGGGCGTGGCGCCTTTCTTGCAGATATCATGTGCATGAACGCAGTCACTCTAAGGGTTCGTTTGTGTATCTTGATGCTGTATCAAACCACATGTTGGGAATAtgcttcttgatgttgagggaAACTT
This genomic stretch from Fusarium oxysporum f. sp. lycopersici 4287 chromosome 2, whole genome shotgun sequence harbors:
- a CDS encoding hypothetical protein (At least one base has a quality score < 10); the encoded protein is MPSLVSYLFAVFFVSLLFTKLLHLFIHIHSIAVIDFVVYLPTFFLQDFFLVLFARLLLRRERTILSLIGYVLGCFLTLITFVAAASELGFHYRTGGEVEWSDAGDFANDEGLNVLISESSSVIVSGLIILIVAWLPQNYLYRVFGDVVSGIGKRIASVSRYLRGKIRPQPQHQQDPENAEPFLQRVNSESTVTNSGHPSPNLSRDGDEKELEERTQKRRCCAFIPSWVINAVVLLFIGITWVARPDQPYNHIASSLPLRLSDSVRPKLGLCASQNEFPLRQLIEKSRWQDPKGNFKGWAPSRENNDLVKKYRENPPAWLPSPIPSGFLKWNPDRYKDEHDKKDGPSNLCPNTWQDRGFYNPVNDPMRITNLDQEILAPIQEALSNNSVKIRHIALILMESMREELFPLQQGSDIHRFIMESNDENARDEVNGRVSRMTQNFEKITGKPGNYQSANGSAYDPPAKPVWNDQTKPGFGGVNVVGGLTSSSVSTKSLAAAHCGAWPMAVNMFEESELESYQPCIPQILELFNKVKGNTTKRDDKPEDKPQKKRDWWGFGGTAQAKFHEYQWKPAFFQAVTDHYDRQDKFDEKIGFDFKVTKPRLDEEAKDNPEMEEINYFGYPETDLREHIRKFISDGIAEDKRLFMSHFTSTTHHPWGVPKWFEKEKYMGKEGGNHQDLDKYLNTIRFTDAWLGELMQMFEDTGIADETLVVFVGDHGQAFKEDFSKTGTYENRHISNFRVPISFRHPSIPRVQYEANVTSISILPTILDLLVNSGSLNKKDSEIALDLSHDYEGQSLIRPYQKTQDGRRAWNFGLINPGGGMLTVTSADAPWRLAVPLKKDLEYTFTDLGKDPLELDALDKWSIKSMIKAVKRQYGNDAAT
- a CDS encoding hypothetical protein (At least one base has a quality score < 10), which gives rise to MPSLVSYLFAVFFVSLLFTKLLHLFIHIHSIAVIDFVVYLPTFFLQDFFLVLFARLLLRRERTILSLIGYVLGCFLTLITFVAAASELGFHYRTGGEVEWSDAGDFANDEGLNVLISESSSVIVSGLIILIVAWLPQNYLYRVFGDVVSGIGKRIASGLSLNSIKMLNLLTLAVSRYLRGKIRPQPQHQQDPENAEPFLQRVNSESTVTNSGHPSPNLSRDGDEKELEERTQKRRCCAFIPSWVINAVVLLFIGITWVARPDQPYNHIASSLPLRLSDSVRPKLGLCASQNEFPLRQLIEKSRWQDPKGNFKGWAPSRENNDLVKKYRENPPAWLPSPIPSGFLKWNPDRYKDEHDKKDGPSNLCPNTWQDRGFYNPVNDPMRITNLDQEILAPIQEALSNNSVKIRHIALILMESMREELFPLQQGSDIHRFIMESNDENARDEVNGRVSRMTQNFEKITGKPGNYQSANGSAYDPPAKPVWNDQTKPGFGGVNVVGGLTSSSVSTKSLAAAHCGAWPMAVNMFEESELESYQPCIPQILELFNKVKGNTTKRDDKPEDKPQKKRDWWGFGGTAQAKFHEYQWKPAFFQAVTDHYDRQDKFDEKIGFDFKVTKPRLDEEAKDNPEMEEINYFGYPETDLREHIRKFISDGIAEDKRLFMSHFTSTTHHPWGVPKWFEKEKYMGKEGGNHQDLDKYLNTIRFTDAWLGELMQMFEDTGIADETLVVFVGDHGQAFKEDFSKTGTYENRHISNFRVPISFRHPSIPRVQYEANVTSISILPTILDLLVNSGSLNKKDSEIALDLSHDYEGQSLIRPYQKTQDGRRAWNFGLINPGGGMLTVTSADAPWRLAVPLKKDLEYTFTDLGKDPLELDALDKWSIKSMIKAVKRQYGNDAAT